Within the Populus trichocarpa isolate Nisqually-1 chromosome 14, P.trichocarpa_v4.1, whole genome shotgun sequence genome, the region TTATATGTAGCAGAGCAAGTAAAACTTCAATTCAGACTTACAGCATCCAAGCATTCCCACAATTACAGATCCTAAGTTTAAAAAATGGAGAATCAGCAAGATTTGCAAAACTTGGTTGTATGTCAGTAGGATGTTTGTGATATACTAGTGTATTCATGTCGTCTTCTTTCCACTTCATGATCCTGTAGGAAAGCAAGGAAAATTTCCTTCTGTCAGTGGTCCTGTTACATCTGCTAATATGTTTCTGTTTGCACATATTATGATTCTTGGTTAGATGTCTTCTTACTTTTTGGATAAGACCTGCAAAAAACTTTCAAGATAATGGTCAATAGATTGGAACCTCTGCAGTTTACAAATGAAAATTAGAGTCTCAATTTGACATATATGAAGCAATATTgtgatattaagaaaaataatagctcagaaattcaattttaattccGTCAACAATGAGTTTTGGCTATGACTTTACACGGATTGATTTTGGGTTCTGCAGAATGACTTGAAGGAGCTATGGTCGCTCTTGAATCTACTTCTGCCAGAAGTTTTTGATAATCGTAAAGCATTTCATGATTGGTTCTCAAAGCCCTTCCAAAAGGAAGCTCCAATGCATGATGGAGAGGATGACTGGCTTGAAACTGAAAAGAAGGTGATCATAATTCATCGACTTCATCAAATTCTAGAGCCTTTTATGCTCAGACGTCGTGTTCAAGACGTGGAAGGTTCACTTCCACCCAAGGTATGGCATTAATTTGTCCTCGTCAATCATGATGTTTTCATGTGGTGGATTCTAATACAGTGCTACATTGCAGGTTTCCATTGTCTTGAGGTGTAGAATGTCTTCTATACAGAGTACAATTTATGATTGGATCAAATCTACTGGCACTATTCGAGTTGACCCTGAGGATGAGAAGCTCAGGGCTCAAAAAAATCCAGCATACCAGCCTAAGGTGTACAAAACTTTAAATAACAGATGTATGGAGCTCCGAAAAACTTGCAATCATCCTTTGCTTAATTACCCATATTTCAATGACTTATCCAAGGATTTCCTTGTTCAATCTTGTGGGAAACTATGGATTCTGGATAGGATTCTCATAAAACTTCAAAGAACAGGCCATCGGGTACTACTCTTTAGTACCATGACAAAACTCCTTGATATATTGGAGGAATACTTGCAATGGCGCCGACTGGTATACAGAAGGATTGATGGAACAACTAGCCTTGAAGATCGTGAATCGGCTATCGTGGACTTTAATAGCCATGATTCAGACtgctttattttcttgcttAGTATTCGTGCTGCTGGAAGGGGTCTTAATCTTCAGTCAGCTGACACAGTTATCATATATGATCCTGATCCAAACCCTAAGAACGAGGAACAGGCAGTTGCTAGAGCCCACCGGATTGGACAGACAAGAGAAGTCAAAGTCATTTATATGGAAGCAGTTGTTGACAAAATTTCTAGCTGTCAAAAAGAGGATGAATTAAGAAGTGGAGGCACCGTTGATTTAGAAGATGACCTTGTTGGTAAGGATCGATATATGGGTTCTATTGAGAGCCTAATAAGGAAAAACATCCAGCAATATAAGATTGACATGGCTGATGAGGTTATCAATGCTGGGCGTTTTGATCAAAGAACAACACATGAGGAGAGGCGAATGACTTTAGAGACATTATTGCATGATGAGGAGCGGTATCAAGAAACTATGCATGATGTTCCATCACTCCAAGAGGTTAATCGCATGATAGCCAGGAGTAAAGATGAAGTTGAATTATTTGATCAAATGGATGAAGAGTTTGATTGGACGGAGGAGATGACGAGGTATGATCAGGTACCTAAATGGCTTCGAGCCAGTTCAAAAGAAGTGGATGGTACTATTGCTATTCTATCAAAGAAACCATCAAAAGCTATCCTTTTTGCTGATGTTATGGGTATGGTTTCCGGTGAAATGGAAACTGAAAGAAAACGGGTGCGGCCAAAGGGGAAAAAGTCTCCTAATTACAAGGAAATCGATGATGAAAATGGAGACTATTCTGAGGCAAGTTCTGACGAGAGAAACGGTTATTCTGCACATGAAGAAGAGGGAGAAATTCAAGAAATTGAAGATGATGAATCCAGTGATGCTGTTGGGGCACCGCCCATTAATAAGGACCAATCAGAAGATGATGGTCCCCCGTGTGATGGTGGGTATGAGTGTCACGGAGCTTTGGAAAGCACTAGAAATAATGATGTACTAGATGAAGCTGGTTCCTCAGGATCATCCTCTGACAGCCAAAGAGTTACACGAATGATCTCTCCTGTCTCTCCTCAGAAATTCGGGTCACTTTCTGCATTAGATGCTAGACCAGGTTCACTTCCCAAAAAGCTGGTATGTTCCTTCTATACCTATTCTTGTGCTTCATTACTGACTTGGGTAGTATTGCTATCCATTTACTGTTCCATTAATATTGTACAGCCAGATGAATTAGAAGAGGGGGAAATTGCCGTGTCTGGAGATTCTCACGTGGATCACCAGCAATCTGGAAGTTGGATGCATGATCGCGATGAAGGTGAAGATGAACAGGTTCTGCAACCTAAGATTAAACGAAAACGTAGTATTCGGCTTCGACCCCGTCACACTGTTGAAAGGCCAGAGGAGAAGTCTAGCAATGATGTGCAACGTGGAGATTCTTGTTTGTTGCCATTCCAAATGGATCATAAATATCAAGCACAGTTGAGGAGCGATACTGAAATGAAAGCATTAGTAGAGCCTAGTGGATTCAAGCATGATCAGATTGATTCCTCAACAAGTAGGCGAAATTTACCTTCAAGAAGAATAGCCAAAACACCTAAGTTACATGCTTCGCCAAAATCTGGCAGATTGCATTTGCAGTCTGCTCCAGCAGAGGATGCTACTGAACACTCCAGAGTGAGTCTGGATGGTAAAGTTCCAAGTACAAGTGGTACTTCATCTTTGGGCACCAAGATGTCTGATGTCATCCAGAGAAGGGTATGAACTCAGTTcatttattattctaatttattttgtcttgttaATATAATGTAATTGGATAGGTCATATGCGCCTAAAAGAGGCTTGACAGTGGAAAATCAAGATTGGCTTGGCACATGATGTTCTTTACATCAAGTgtagactctttttttttaattgtctgtCCCTAGTTATATCATATTTCTGTATATTAACTGGAAGTTTCAATTGTGCAGTGTAAGAATGTTATTGGCAAGTTCCAAAGGAGGATAGACAAGGAAGGACAACAAATTGTACCTCTTCTAGCTGATTTGTGGAAGAGGATTGAAAATTCTGGTCACGTAAGTGGTGCTGGAACTAATCTTTTGGATTTACGGAAGATTGAACAGCGTGTTGACAGATTGGAGTATAGTGGAGTGATGGAGCTTGTGTTTGACGTGCAATTCATGTTAAAGGGTGCAATGCAATTTTATGGGTTCTCACATGAGGTATGATTTCTCATCCAAACTTTCacttcaacatttttttctctaaaacatTTTCTCCTGGAAAATGCTACTGGCGATGTCTCTGGATATCCTGTTGGAGCATGAATATGGTCTCTTTGAAACATTTTTATAGTATGGCATTTGTCAATGATTTGATGTGGAATTTGTGTCCAGTCATGCATAACCAATTTCTAAAGTGCTCTATtatctttcttttataaaagttgtGTTATTCCCTCTTGGAAGATGTCATATTATCTGTTTTGTAGTATCATTCATttacaagatttttaaattcttttctaTGCAAACATTTTggatataattttgaaatgtccaattatatatttcttgttttggttttctttttctcgcACTTAAACATAATGGACTGGCATGATTGAGTAATTTATGGAAACATCATCTCTGAATGTAGCACAGTTTGACTTTTGATTTTAAGGTTTGATCTATTATCCCATTAAAGGATGAGACAAAAAAAGGTTGGGAACTATTCTTCTTTATAGTTGTTCTTGAACACTCTGCTTGCCAAAAGCTTATCCTTTGGTTACATCATATGATTTTCGTGTGAATCAAAATTTCCAAATTCTTCCCTGTATATAAGTGAACATATGCTCAGTTGTCAGAACAATGGAATTTTGTGATTTCTTCTATCTATTACTTCAATTAGCTGCCTTAACTCCCAATGGTGCCAATTACCAGAGCTAATCCACTTGGTCGAACTTCAAAACAAGTTAGAATCTCAAGGTATGTTTACATCATGCAGGTTAGAACTGAAGCAAGAAAGGTGCATGATCTCTTTTTTGATATCTTGAAGATTGCATTTCCAGACACCGATTTCCGAGAGGCCAGGAACGCTCTATCTTTCTCTGGCCCATCATCAACTTCCGTTTCTGCTCCGTCTGCAAAACAAGCTGCTCTTGGCCTAAGCAAGAGAAACAAGTCAATAAATAATGTGGAACCTGACAACAGCACTACCCATAAGCCAATGCAGCGAGGATCCATTCCTAATAGTGAAGACATTAGGAGCGTCCGTGTGCCCCAGAAGGAAACAAGGGTTGGGAGTGGAAGTGGCAGTAGTAGGGAACAATATCATCAGGATGATTCTCCACTGCATCCAGGGGAGTTAGTTATCtgcaagaagaagaggaaagacCGGGACAAGTCAGCAGTGAGGTCAAGGACTGGATCAAGTGGTCCAGTCTCCCCCCCTAGCATGGGCCGTAATATCACGAGTCCTGTTTTGAATTCAATACCTAAAGATGCGAGACTGAACACTAGTCCTGTTTTGAATTCAATACCTAAAGATGCGAGACTGAATACTAGTCCTGTTTTGAATTCAATACCTAAAGATGCGAGACTGAGCCAGCAGAATACGCATCAGCAAGGGTGGGTGAACCAACCACAACCACCAAATGGTGGTGCGGGGAGTGTTGGTTGGGCAAATCCTGTAAAGAGGTTGAGGACAGATGCTGGTAAAAGAAGGCCGAgccatttatgatttttctcaagGAAAGTGTATAATTTAATGGAAAAATTTGTTGTTGAGTTCAGCCGCAAAGTGTGCAAGTGGCCCTTTGTGGCCTGTACCAGTGCTGTAGCTTCTACTGTTAATATAGTTGTAGGTCATTGCTCTTCCATTGTATACTGCTCCTTGCATGATTTTAGAAATCCAGTAGTTTTTGCATGTTCGTCTTATAGTTATTGTTGCTATGCCTTCACCAGATTAAAGCTTATCTTCGTTTTGCTGTCAGCTTTTTGAGCTCTTGTTTGTGTGTGTAATGGCACACAAGAAGAATTCGTGCATTCTTGCAATCTCTTTCCAAAATAATCGGGAAATTTGAAATCTCTTTGTTGGCAATCTTGTAGGGTTGAATGAGGTATGTGAATAGGAAACGTGATTCTGGTCGGCAGTTCCTGAATATcagaaagataatttaattgaagTCTGAACCATGAGAAAGAAATGGTCAAATTGGTGAAGATTTTGAGAATCACAAGAaaagattttgtattttaaaaatatttttttaaaataattatttaaaaattattttatttggtattttGAGAGATTGTTTTTATGGgttgagattaaaaataaatttaaaaaaataaaaatatatatattattttaatatattttaaataaaatatttgaaaaagtaACTGCTAGATTGGAAATAAAGTAACAAATTTGCGTTTGGATGACAATAGATGGTGGTGCTGTGCTACTGTGGCAGTGGTACGGATGATTGGGAAAATCTGAAAATTGGTGTTCCTTTTGTTCATCAGACGGGGATGTAAATTGATGATTTGCAGGCTACAATTCCCTTCAGAAACATTATAAAATCGCGTTTTACTGTAGCTTTACTAGAGCTGAGTAGACGGCACTAATTGATGAACAAtcgaaattttttttcccttcaattttatcattttaagatgtaaaaattattttacgtgttgtcatttgtttctttttgtataCATTTGCGTATACAAactgtcttaaaaaaaattctgaaattgaaTTAACTAGCCTGTTTATGAGATATAATTTAAGGTTAtagcatagtttttagacccggtccGGTCCAAGGCTCGGGTtccaggttttgaccgggtcgcccgggtcaaatttttttgttgtaaatcaaaacgacgtcgtttggtaaaaaaaagtcaacgggttgccgggtcacaccgggtttttcttcccctgtttttccTTCAACCTGGCCTgattccagccccgggtcgacCGCCTGGGCCGggccaggttttaaaactatgggttatagttaaagaaataattaaaaaacaggaataaaaaaaggagttattttaaaaagaacatgaaaaacttcaatttgatcattgaaGTTTTAGTTTACATATaagtccttatattttttatattttaatcataaacTATATTCTTATCATGTTTCTCAGAgttatgaaaacataaaaaaatcactggaaaaagaaaaaaaaagaaagaggggtCGATCAATCATATTTCAACTAAGAAAAGAGCTGATCTTGATATAAGTGAATTCATCTTATATAATGGAGTTCCAAGAAGGTAATttgaaacttttatttttataaaaaaagtatatcaAAGTTGGGAaggtttttataatataatctattttatttttttgactagTCTTATAAAACTTTGAGGTTAAAAAGGGTTTAATTAAGTTACTAGCatttgtttttaggtgtttgaaaaattagttttctaggtttaaaaactcaaaacccaACTTTCCAGTTACCATAagtgaattatttatttaaatgaacaATGTTATCatccattttattaaaaaagaaatatatcatttatttttttaaaaaaaaaaaaaaaccctaggcACGACATGCTCATCCTCCTAGACTCAGCACATAGCCTCTTTTTGTGTTGcacttcattttttaatttaatttaattttaaataaaattaattataaataaaaaatagttaaaatattacccgtagtttttaaataaaattatagtttcttacaataatattgaaaattaatttgtgaattattatatatagatCATAACacaagatttattaaaaaatgctatgtatattaattaaataaaaataaaatatctattttactattttttattataagtctTTTACATTCTTAAAAGCATGTTGGCTTTTTGCGGTCCGGCTTTTAGTGATGATCTTACTACAAAAAGCCAACATATTGCTACAGataaattaaagcatgttttttataaataaaaaataaaaaagtcatttaATAGAATATATTTcctatttaaaattcaaattgttttctttcttacaaatatttattttaattacaacaaaactgaatgaaaatcaattttgaaaactGCTCCACGGcatcatgtgaaaaaaaatatactaaactaaaaaataaaaccgtGAAATACTTCCGGCGggaatttcatctttttagaGAAATGAGGTctcacatgcatgcatgtagCTTAAACATAATCGCAAAAGGTGGGATCAcacaagaaaaactaaaagattgGAACACGAAGCGAGAACTCAAACAAATAAAGAGCCCATGGAATTCTTTTTTCCTGCCCAATAAACAAGTTCATTTGTTAGGATTGATTTTTACAGAAGCTAGAAACATGTACAGATACAACAAGCTTGGGAGGCCAAGCAAGAGACCACTATGGATCTGCTTGGCCTGCCATTTCATCATCAAGAGACTCGTACTCATCCTCACTCAACTCCTCGTCACTTGAGTTTTCTTCTGGGGCAGCACCAATGTCCTCTGGCTTAGCATATTTCTCACAGTATTCTGTTTGATAAGCCGATAAAAGTAAGTTGCGGTGATGTTAAATTGGCACAAATTGAGTTGAAGTGTAAAGCAAAGGACATTAAGAGTGAATAGTTCAACATCCACTTCTGGATGAAGCAATCAAATATCAATGTCTAATAACTTCAGTTAGATATGCCACAGATATGCAAAATATGGTTGACAACACAAAGCATCTCCTGGAGAATGATGAAGTATATGTTAATTTTGTCCACAACTTTGTTTCTAAACAAGATGGAGCACGGCTCAGTTGTTCAACATTGATAGCAAAACCTATATAATCAACTATAACAACGAGCCTCGTTCTACTTGTCGTTCGATATGCTTTACATTTAACACCTTCATGATTCCTActcaaacagagagagagagagctcacCTCAGCTAAAGGTTTATCCTTCCAAGCCAAACATACAAACGAGGCCTTTTGTtatactcaaataaaaaaatccatcactCTTGGAAGGTCCATCTATTGCTAGTTCAGTTTTCAAATTATGACATAACAAATCAACTGTGGTCATCTCAGAGATTCAGTAGCTATCAAATGCTCAGCTGCAATTCTTAGAGCATGAAAGATCTTTTCAAGATTATAACTTGTGTGATGATTGAGCTTTTCATCAATGGAGGAAAGCTCAAATTTTATGAAACTTGACAGAACAAGCATGGATCATGGCTAAATGGTTAGTAGTCAAGTCTTTTGCGATCATATAATTTGGGATGCTGTGTATGCCATAATCAACTAGTGCACTCCAAAAGGTTTTGACCAAGCGAGTAGACTCAATGAAActaaattcaaaacaagcaaATCAAGATCTTTCCCTATGTTTCATCACGGGAAAAGGTGACCCACCAATTTGGACACTAAATATCATATCACATTTCACAATCTTAAGAATGCGCAGCTCACTTCTCAACCAAGAGCAATTCTGGTACAGCAGAGTAACTGATTCTCTTATGTTCCACTACAAACTATTCCCTTTCAATTGCCggtataaataattataacccaatttaaagaaaaaggtaaaggaaagcaaaaacaaaaggcatataTTCGAGAGTAAAAATATAACTGTTAGGTCCAGAGTTGGATAATGTGGAGTGCCTAatcagaaaaacaagaaaaaaaatgactacCTTTAACTCTTAGCTCATAAGCAGGCTTGTCACGCATCATCAGAGCTGCAGCCTCGCCATTCAATGGATCTGATGGGTTAGGATACAAAAGCAGCTGTGGTATGAATACTTCAAACACGTTTACCAAATCTGGAGAACATGTGTTTCAGCTTGTTAGACATATATCCAAAACATTATAGCTTGACAGTagcttcaattttttatctgaaaaggCACGAAGAAAATATTTACCAAACATGGGGCTCCAAGTCTGATTAATAACGTCTAAACAAACTGAGCCAGACCTGAAAATTAGAACCATGAATGTATTCAGCTTCAGAAAATGTTCCTCTTTAAATGGATAAATATGGTGATTTACCAGGTATAGAAAATCACAGTTCTTGTTTTCATACTTGACTTACTCACATTTCATCAACATTTGGATGGTAGATCTTATTAACAAAGCCTATTGAGGGAGATCTATAGGGATACGCATCTGGTAGCTCAACCTTTATCCTCCACACACCTCCATGGTAAGGACCTGCAATATCCATCACATGACAGAAAGGGGTTAAAGATGCTTGTTTTTGCTGATACCAAAAATATCGATATCCAGTCTGCTACATTAGATTtggacaaggaaaaaaaaaaagccagttTCAACAAGAATATGACTTCgagaattataattgttctGAACTAGGCTAAAAAGGTCTGAGAAAATGCAGATCAGGCaatagaaaaaaccaaaaacctcCTAAAAATGAACTCCTTTCTAGAATCAAAAGGCATTCAAGGATTTAGAATCTACGAACTGCATAAAACAGTTGAATGAGAGAACTGTATagcaatccaaaaataaaagttcttttttaaaaaaatcaagttattaattattaatcacaAAACACAAGATAATATCTCCATTTACCACCATCTATATCAATACAAATACATACATAACACCCACAGAGCAATCACTTTGATTATCCTATAAAAAAGATAAcagagttgaaaataaaaatgtaacaaaaaaaaaaaaacaaagaaagaagagcGCAGTGAAGATTTACTTTCATTGGGTCCATTGAAATGAACATAAAACTCTTGCATGCCATCATTGATCAGCTCTACCTTGTAATCACTCATCATCCTATTCAAAACCCAACAgaacaaaaaacccaaaaagaagaagaggaaatagTTACAATCAagaccaataaaaaagaaaagataagaaaaacagGAGATAACTGGGTTAGAGGATTAACAATTTCATCAAGTCCATCTCTCTTCGTTTGCTAGGGGAAGACATGATCCTTTCTTAGTTCTTaggagaattttattttatttttatttatttttttgagagagagagagagagagaatggaaGCAAGGAAGAAGATTATGGTTAAGGTTTTGCTTGTACAAGTGAAGGAAGCAACAACAATTGCTTAGGACATCAACTAGATTAGTAACCCGCGTAAcaattaactaaaataaataagttgcaAAATATCGGGaggaggaaaataaataaatagatcattggatatttattttcattcaactgTGGACAATACACACCGAGCCCTATGGCAAAAGAGTGAATGATAGCTTTTAAAAAAGCCTCACGGGTCGCTAGAGAAGCGccgtacaaaaataaaaaaaatattatttatttatatttatatttaaacaatCAATCTTgtttaaatcaagaaataaatttatttataaaaaaaattaaataaaaaaccttaagaacccaatcaaataaaaaaaaacacataaaattaaaaaaatattagctttaaaaaatatgaagtaaATCCTGAACAAACCTTTTAAggctaagttaattttttttatgtttttttatatgtattaatataaaaaatttaatttaattttaaaatattattttaatatattcttaaataaaaatattttaaaaaacaataatcattgTACTACTTAGAATTTctaaataagatatatttatagaGCGTTTGGAAATGCGGGTCAacccatgtttttaaaaaatttaattttttttaatttttgttaaaaattatttttatatatatattttagatcattttgatacgctgatctcaaaaataatttttaaaaaataaaaaaattattttaatatattttagcatgaaaaacattttaaaaaataaatatactaccAAACaggtctatatatataaaaagagaaaaaaaaacagccgcTTGCGGTGATTCTctcttaccttttcttttgttctagtttttttctcattttttttatttttactattttattggtgaattgttttttatcagtACATACCGTGCCTTGTAACATTTTGTCGGTGATAAGCTTGAATATCGATCttaatataatatgataaaagTTGTTCCGTCcaatttttatacattttatcCTTAGAAGTaggaatttcataatttgacAGTGTTTGAAATGTAATGACGATGATTATTGTTaaagagtatttttttaaaaaatatattaaaataataatttttattttaaaatcagcatatattcaatatcataaaaaaaatattttaaaattaaaaaatttaaaaacaattttttaaacacaaaaataaacacacctAGTGAGCCTTCACGC harbors:
- the LOC7496982 gene encoding ubiquitin-conjugating enzyme E2-23 kDa yields the protein MSSPSKRREMDLMKLMMSDYKVELINDGMQEFYVHFNGPNESPYHGGVWRIKVELPDAYPYRSPSIGFVNKIYHPNVDEMSGSVCLDVINQTWSPMFDLVNVFEVFIPQLLLYPNPSDPLNGEAAALMMRDKPAYELRVKEYCEKYAKPEDIGAAPEENSSDEELSEDEYESLDDEMAGQADP